A region of Oxyura jamaicensis isolate SHBP4307 breed ruddy duck chromosome 9, BPBGC_Ojam_1.0, whole genome shotgun sequence DNA encodes the following proteins:
- the IRS1 gene encoding insulin receptor substrate 1: MASPTDNNEGFFSDVRKVGYLRKPKSMHKRFFVLRAASESGPARLEYYENEKKWRHKSGAPKRSIPLESCFNINKRADSKNKHLVALYTKDEHFAIAADSEPEQESWYQALLQLHNRAKGHHHLHHHHHHHHSDVTFGGSSVGLGEAGEDSYGEVAPGPAFKEVWQVILKPKGLGQTKNLIGIYRLCLTNKTISFVKLNSDAAAVVLQLLNIRRCGHSENFFFIEVGRSAVTGPGEFWMQVDDSVVAQNMHETILEAMRAMSEEFRPRSKSQSSSNCSNPISVPLRSRHHINNPPPSQVGLSRRSRTESVTATSPAGGGGGGTGGKPSSFRVRASSDGEGTMSRPASVDGSPVSPSANRTHSHRHRGNSRLHPPLNHSRSIPMPSSRCSPSATSPVSLSSSSTSGHGSTSDCLFPRRSSASVSGSPSDGGFISSDEYGSSPCDFRSSFRSVTPDSLGHTPPARGDEELNYICMGGKATSSCCSLAAPNGHFIPRTCHPQQQPRYPSTPCCPRGGSEDVADLEKAFRKRTHSAGTSPTISHQKTPSQSSVASIEEYTEMLPSYPCGGGRLPSYRHSAFVPTHSYPEECLEMHHLDGGHHRTNSAPHTDDGYMPMSPGVAPVPSGGVPPKGGDYMPMSPKSVSAPQQIINPGRGGRHPPATVDSNGYMMMSPSGSYSPDSGSAGYGKIWTNGAGHHPKLSVESNEGKLPCGGSDYINMSPASGSTTSTPPDCYFGGAGQPGVEEAAAAAHHKPIYSYFSLPRSFKHVHRRGGGAAGEEGSPQPRVALGSNRLLYAAEDSSSSTSSDSLGGGGGGPDGVPPSHPQPPRKVDTAVQTKGRLARPTRLSLGGPKASTLPRAREQPPLLLPPEPKSPGEYVNIEFIAGDKPPFPAAALGLPRPPGSEAAEEYMNMELGPRAAPAAPSGRDYVTMRLGGSCSDSPSPSSPALLLGYADKPPAVASPELAAAAPSRSSSSSLLGGPGAGSAFTRVSLSPGRTPSAKVIRADPQGGRRRHSSETFSSTPTAARGAPGGCPGAPFPCGSAGGAEEVKRHSSASFDNVWLRPAAGEAAAAPAARREPGAAPALENGLNYIDLDLVKDFGHRRHHHHHHHLHPAAEGASLSGGKPPPPPQPKSPSQPRGSGHPSDDSSAYASISFQKREEM; encoded by the coding sequence ATGGCCAGCCCCACAGATAACAACGAGGGCTTCTTCTCGGATGTCAGAAAGGTGGGTTACTTGCGCAAACCCAAGAGCATGCATAAACGCTTTTTCGTGCTGAGGGCAGCCAGCGAGTCTGGACCCGCCCGGCTGGAGTATTACGAGAATGAGAAGAAATGGAGACACAAGTCAGGGGCCCCCAAGCGCTCCATCCCACTGGAAAGCTGCTTCAACATCAACAAACGGGCTGACTCCAAGAACAAGCACCTGGTGGCCCTCTACACCAAGGACGAGCACTTTGCCATTGCAGCTGACAGCGAGcctgagcaggagagctggtACCAAGCGCTGCTGCAGTTGCACAACCGGGCCAAgggccaccaccacctccaccaccatcaccaccaccaccacagcgATGTCACCTTTGGAGGCagcagcgtggggctgggggaagcaggAGAGGACAGCTATGGCGAGGTAGCCCCTGGCCCGGCTTTTAAGGAGGTTTGGCAAGTAATCCTGAAGCCTAAGGGGCTAGGCCAGACAAAGAACCTGATTGGCATCTACCGCCTGTGCCTGACTAACAAGACCATCAGCTTTGTGAAGCTGAACTCTGATGCggctgctgtggtgctgcagctgctcaatATCCGCCGCTGCGGTCACTCCGAGAACTTCTTCTTCATTGAGGTGGGGCGCTCAGCTGTGACTGGGCCCGGTGAGTTCTGGATGCAAGTGGATGACTCGGTGGTGGCGCAGAACATGCACGAAACCATCCTGGAGGCCATGCGAGCCATGAGTGAGGAATTCCGGCCCCGCAGCAAGAGCCAGTCCTCCTCCAACTGTTCCAACCCCATTTCTGTGCCCCTCCGTAGTAGGCACCACATCAACAACCCTCCGCCCAGCCAAGTGGGGCTCAGTCGCCGCTCCAGGACTGAGAGCGTCACAGCCACCTCTCCTGCCGGCGGAGGGGGTGGAGGCACGGGTGGCAAACCCAGCTCTTTCCGGGTTCGTGCATCAAGCGATGGGGAAGGCACGATGTCAAGGCCTGCCTCAGTGGATGGTAGCCCAGTGAGTCCAAGCGCCAACCGGACACACTCGCATAGACATCGTGGCAACTCCAGGCTCCATCCTCCACTCAACCACAGCCGTTCCATCCCGATGCCTTCCTCGCGCTGCTCTCCTTCAGCCACCAGCCCAGTCAGCCTGTCATCAAGTAGCACCAGTGGGCATGGCTCCACGTCGGACTGCCTGTTTCCACGAAGGTCTAGTGCTTCTGTTTCTGGCTCCCCTAGCGATGGtggatttatttcttctgatgaGTATGGTTCTAGCCCGTGTGACTTTCGCAGCTCTTTTCGCAGTGTCACCCCAGATTCGTTGGGGCACACCCCGCCAGCTAGGGGTGATGAAGAGCTCAACTACATCTGCATGGGGGGGAAGGCCACCTCATCTTGCTGCAGCTTGGCAGCTCCCAATGGCCACTTCATCCCACGCACCTGCCacccgcagcagcagccccgctACCCTAGTACGCCGTGCTGTCCCCGAGGTGGCAGCGAGGATGTTGCCGACTTGGAGAAGGCCTTCAGAAAGCGGACTCACTCTGCAGGTACTTCACCCACCATCTCCCACCAGAAGACCCCCTCGCAGTCTTCAGTGGCCTCCATTGAGGAGTACACAGAGATGTTGCCTTCTTACCCCTGTGGCGGTGGCCGGCTGCCCTCCTACCGGCACTCTGCCTTTGTGCCCACTCACTCCTACCCAGAGGAGTGTCTGGAGATGCACCACCTGGATGGCGGCCACCATCGGACCAACTCTGCCCCTCACACAGATGATGGCTACATGCCCATGTCACCTGGCGTGGCCCCTGTCCCCAGCGGCGGGGTGCCCCCCAAGGGCGGTGACTACATGCCCATGAGTCCTAAGAGTGTGTCGGCCCCACAGCAGATCATCAACCCCGGCAGGGGGGGCCGCCACCCTCCAGCCACGGTGGACTCCAACGGCTACATGATGATGTCCCCCAGCGGCAGCTACTCCCCGGACAGTGGCTCCGCAGGCTACGGCAAGATCTGGACGAATGGCGCCGGCCACCACCCGAAGCTCTCAGTGGAGAGCAATGAGGGGAAGCTCCCTTGTGGCGGCAGTGACTACATCAACATGTCCCCAGCCAGCGGCTCCACCACCAGCACGCCACCCGACTGCTACTTTGGGGGTGCGGGGCAGCCGGGCGTCGAGGAGGCTGCTGCCGCGGCCCACCACAAACCCATCTACTCTTACTTCTCGCTGCCACGCTCCTTCAAGCACGTGCACCGGCGCGGTGGTGGGGCAGCGGGTGAggagggcagcccccagccccgtgttGCGCTTGGTTCCAACCGCCTCCTCTATGCTGCCGAGGACTCGTCCTCCTCTACCAGCAGCGACAGCCTgggtggcggtggtggtggcCCTGACGGTGTCCCCCCGTCCCACCCGCAGCCGCCGCGCAAGGTGGACACGGCCGTGCAGACCAAGGGCCGCCTGGCGCGACCCACACGCCTGTCGCTTGGCGGCCCCAAGGCCAGCACCCTGCCGCGGGCCCGGGAGCAGCCCCCGCTACTGCTGCCCCCGGAGCCCAAGAGCCCGGGGGAGTATGTCAACATCGAGTTCATCGCGGGTGACAAGCCACCCTTCCCCGCGGCCGCCCTGGGCCTGCCACGGCCGCCAGGGAGTGAGGCCGCTGAGGAGTACATGAACATGGAGCTGGGCCCGCGGGCGGCCCCTGCGGCCCCCTCCGGCCGGGACTATGTGACTATGCGGCTGGGGGGCTCCTGCTCCGACAGCCCCTCGCCCTCCTCGCCAGCCCTTCTGCTGGGTTACGCCGATAAACCCCCGGCGGTGGCTTCCCCGGAGCTGGCGGCAGCGGCGCCTTCGcgctcctcgtcctcctccctGCTCGGGGGGCCTGGCGCGGGCAGCGCCTTCACCCGCGTCAGCCTCAGCCCCGGCCGCACGCCCAGCGCCAAAGTGATCCGTGCTGACCCGCAGGGCGGCCGCCGGCGGCACAGCTCGGAGACCTTCTCGTCCACACCAACTGCTGCCCGTGGAGCGCcagggggctgccccggggcacCGTTCCCCTGCGGGAGCGCAGGGGGAGCCGAGGAGGTGAAGCGCCACAGCTCGGCCTCCTTTGACAACGTGTGGTTGCGGCCCGCCGCCGGGGAGGCAGCCGCAGCCCCCGCTGCCCGCAGggagcccggggctgcccccgcaTTGGAGAACGGGCTCAATTACATTGACCTGGACCTGGTGAAGGATTTTGGGCaccgccgccaccaccaccaccatcatcaCCTGCACCCCGCCGCCGAGGGCGCCTCCCTGTCGGGGGGGAAGCCCCCGCCACCGCCGCAGCCCAAGTCCCCGAGCCAGCCTCGTGGGAGCGGCCACCCCAGCGATGACTCGAGCGCGTACGCCAGCATCAGCTTCCAGAAGCGGGAGGAGATGTAG